The DNA sequence CAGATAGTCGCCGACATTAATCCCTAGCTCGTGCGCCTTCTTTTGGATCTGGGCATCAATGATTCCACCGGCCGCATCGGTAGGACCATCTTCACCATCGGTGCCCCCTGAAAGCAGACAGACGTCTGTCAGATCTTCTTCCCAGAGCCTTTGAAGTGCAGCCAGAACGACTTCCTGATTACGGCCCCCTTTACCGGGACGCGGAGTGGAGGAAAGATCGACCACCGGCTCACCGCCACTCAAAATACAGGCAGGCCGCGAGACCGGTCCCTGACCACTGTGGATCTTCAGACAGAGTTCGGCCAGATCGACACCCACTTCTGATGCAACCCCTTCATTCGTCGAACCGAGTGAGTAGACTTCATAACCCAGACTGCGGGCCGCGTTCTCAGCAGCCGACAGGGCAGTCGCATTACTGCCGATGATTTCGTTGATTACGGTCTTCTGTGGTTCCATCGTGACGCTGCCCTGCCCTGTCTGCTTCCCATCGAGGATCGTCCAGACGGACTCAGGAATTCGGTCTCGATCGGGTATCAGTCGCTGTAGCACCGCGACCGCATCCGCGGGGGTCGACTGATCCTGAACCGTCGGTCCTGAGGCAATGATATCCAGCGGATCTCCCACGACATCAGAGATAATCAGTGCGATCACCGTCCCGGAGGTGGCGGCCTGCGCCAGACGGCCCCCCTTCACCTGTGAGATCTGTTTGCGAACACAGTTGAGTTCCTGGATCGTGGCTCCAGACGACATCAGCAGCCGCGTGACGGCCTGCTTGTCTTCCAGCGTCACCGGCGGAAGTGGAGCGGGCAACAATGCACTGCCGCCCCCCGAGATTAATACCAGGCAGAGATCATCCGGTTGAAGCTGAGAGATCATTTTCAGAATCTGCCGCGATCCATAGACGCCTTCCGGCGTAGGCTCATTCAGACTGGCAGGGCGTGCGGGATAGAGATTGATTTTGCCGAGCGTTCTGACACAGTCAGCGGGAACATTCACCCACCCGCGACAACGTTCCAGCAGAGGAGAACCGGCCAGAGCTGCTTCGACTCCGGCCGCCATCCCGGACCCCGCTTTACCGGCTCCCACGACAACCAGATTTTCGTGTCCTGCGAGTGGAAAGCTATGACCACAGATCGAGAGTTCCTGACCCGAAACCTGGATCGCCTGGCGGACCAGGGACTGGGAATCAACGGCCCGGACACCGCTCTTCCAGATCTGCAGAGCACGTTTGGCGAGAGAGGTCATCTCAGACATGGCTACCTCATCAGGGTAAACAGGCGGGCAAGCTTATTGTATTTTCAGGGAGTGACCGCGTCTTGAGCAGGGTCTTCCACACTCGTATCCAGGGAACGAGCCAGTTCCTTTGCCAGCACGCGTCCTTGAACTTCCTGAGGCGGAAGCCCCTCTTTGATCAGTTCCTCCCGGTACTTCCGGTCTTCCTGATCATACCAGAGCGGGTCCACTTTTGCCTGCGAGATGGAGGCGACTTTCCAGACTCCGGTCTGACTTTTTAAAAGATGAATGTCGGGTTTGATGGCATAGCCCTCTTTTTGAATCTGAATGCGAACCTGGGCTGCACCACCCTCAATTTTCACATCCAGTACCCGACAATCCAGCGGGGCCGTGCTGTCCTGAGATTCCTGTTTGAGCTGGGCGGCCAGATCGGCTTTCTCAGGGGTCAGCAGAGCGCGAATTCGTGCCTGGTTGCCTGTCTCCAGGGCGGACACAAACTCAAGCGCAATCTGCCTTACCTGATAATGCTCATAAAAACGCTGGGCTCCCAGAATGATCAGATAGAGTCCTGAGACCACCAGCGCACTGATCAGAAACTTTTGGGAAAGAGGTCGGGAGACCATCAGGCGCCCGGACGGAGATGACTGTATGCAGTCAGAATTGCATAGAGATCTGCGGGAATTTTCACTTCGTCTTCTGAGAAATCAGAGACCCAGGTGCGGCGGTAATACACTGCCTCAGCCAGAGCGTCAGCAATTTCACCAAAGCGAACATTCACCAGGCTTTCTGCCTGATCGAGAGTATCTTCTTCACCTGTGAATATACGAAGCCGATGTTGCATGGCGGATCCTTCCTATTTCGAACTCGCTGATGAATTGACCGACAGACTCCGCTCTCGGGCAGGGGAAACACCCCGCAGACAATCATCAAAACCATTGAGCTGAACAAACAAGAGACCGGGTTTGACCCGACCTCATAGTATTTATCGGCTTCAGCAATTTGGCTTCTTGAAAGAAAAAGTTCAGTTTTTTCTGAAAATAGCGGCTGTAAGATCTCTCCAGTTTCTCTAATCTCAAATCGGCAATGTAAGAATTACCAGACAATCGGCGATTTTCGCGCATTGAGAACGCTCAGAGAAAATTGAAACAGCAAAGATTGCCGAGCGAAAATCTATGCCCGGCGTTCAGTTGCCGGAAAGTGGGGCAGAAAACCCAAGCAACTCCGGCAGTTCCTGCATGGATCGGAAGGTTTGCGCTCCCAATGCTTCGAGTTCGGCAGGTGAACTATGGTCGGCATAACCCAGTACCGGGATGCCCGCCGCGACTGCTGCCTGGACTCCCAGGTGACTGTCTTCAATGACCACGCAGTCTTCCGGACGGACGCCCATCTGGGAAGCTGCATACAGGTAAAGGTCCGGTTCGGGCTTCCAGACTCCCACCGTATAAGCCGAATAGATCCGGCCTTCAAAGAAGCGGGCCAGGTCGGTGATTTTGAGCGTCAGTGCCATTTTTTCTTCAGGACCGTTCGAAGCGACGCACTTCTGTACGGGAATCGCTTCCAACGCTTCACGGACTCCCAGGATCGGCTGGAGTTCAGACTGAAACACCACCGCCATTTGTGCCCGTACCTGAGTGGCAAAATCTGCCGGTAGCTTCTGTCCCATTTGTGCTTCGACCACCGCCAGGCAATCCGCGAGCTTGCCCCCCTTGAATTGCTGAACCGCATCTTCGGGAGAGAGCGGAAAACCGATGTCGGTAATCATCTCCGCCAGGACACGGTTTCCCAGGGTTTCGCTGTCGACCAGCACGCCGTCGCAATCAAATATAACCGCTTGATACTTCATATCGCTGTTTCGAGACTCAATAAATAATCAGGGATTTGCGTCTGGCAGCTCGACGTAAATTCCGTCTGCTTCGACAGTCACGGGATAAGTCGGATGGCAGAGCCGTTCATTCAGGCAATGCTGGCCGGTAGTCACATCGAATTGCCAGCCATGCCAGGGACAGGTCACCACCGTTCCCGTCAAAGCGCCCTCCCCCAGTGGTCCCCCTGCGTGGGGACAGACACCGTCCATTGCATAATATTGATCATCAACGTGGAACAGGGCGATAATGCGATCTTCCGCCACAAACTCGGCAGCGGTCCCTTCCGGAACCTGATCTACATCGGCGATCCGCACTTTGTTTCCCATTCATCACTCCAGACTGATATTCGCATTTCCGGGTTCACTGACGCCGGCTCTTCCTCAATCAGGTTGTAGTGGAGACGCGGGCGGGAATCAATTCAGGCGGCTCTTTTTTCCGCAATCGGCTCTGCCTGGCGTTTCTTTTTCTCACGCACACGTGGCTGACTCTTCCAGCGGCGATGGACCCAGAAATACTGTTCGGGTGATTTGCGGATTGCCTTTTCCAGCGACGAGGTAAACTGTTGAGTAAGTTCGCCAACCGGGTCTTTGGAGACACATTTGGTAGCGTCGATCAACTCTTCACAACCCATCTCGAATTTGATCCACTGGTTCTGTTCGAAGTCATCGGGGAGACGGCGGGCATAACCCACACAGATATAGGCCCGGTACTCGAGTGCCAGCAGGGCAATCGATTTGAATGTCGAAGCCGGTTTGCCAAAGAAGTTCACAAACAGTCCCCGCTTGCCGGCATCCTGATCGCCCAGCAGCGCCAAATGGCCCCGGCGTTCAATGGTGGCGACCATGTCATCATAACCGCCGCTTTTCGCCATCGCCCGGTGGCCGGTGTGCTGACGGAACTGCGCGAACCATTTATTCAGGTAAGGATTATCCAGTTCCCGCGCCACAACACCCATGGGAAAGCCAAACAGACCGAATACCGAGACCGCAATCTCCCAGTTACCATAATGACCGCTGAGCAGAATCACCGGCCGTCCGGAACAGAGGGCGGTAATCAGTTCGGGGGGATAATCGAAGTCGAGTACATCAAAGATATTACCCCGGTGCAGTTTGCGAGGTAGTTGAATAATCTCGACGATCATGCGAAACAGATGCGTCCACATCTGGTAGATCGTCTCGTCGATTTCTCTATCTGAAAGTTCTTCACCAAAGGCAGTCCGCAGGTTTTCAGCAGCGACATGATACCGGGTCATCTTACGCGGCAGACAGCGGTGGATGACAAACGCCAGGCCTTTAGCCAGTTTCACCGACTCCCTGAGCGGTAATGATCGAACCACACAGACCAGGGTCTGAAATACCAGATATTCCAGTCGGTATCGCATCATGCGCCAATTAATCATGTCCGTATCCCTTTTCGCTTCCTGCTTCTTTGGCCAGACTGAGCCCCCACTCGGGCACAAAGCGGGGAAAGTGTCTTCGGAATACAAAAATTCGTCAACCCCCAATTGAGGGCCCAGGGCCTGAACAGACATACGGGAGCAGCAAAAAACCGGCTCGATTCCCATAACTTCTCCGATTTTTACTCGGATTTAAGTGAATGCTGCAGTAATATGTAAGGAGTAAGCTCTGTATTGGGGCTCAGGTTCTACTTGTAAGTATCGCTTCACCGTACATTTCGTGTGTGACATGTCTGATCGATTTCACTGGCAATCCGTTTTGCGTTACCTGCTGACAGCAGGGGCGGTCTACGTATTGACGCTGACATCGCTCTCGTCTGCCCACGCGACCTGCGGCGATTATCTGCATCATGCAGGCTCCCCGGAACCTGCGAAAGCAGATACCGATCAGCTGACGCATGCCCTGCCTGTGCCGGCCCAGCAGCCCTGCTCTGGTCCCAAGTGCCAGAACCATCTGCCCGACCCTGCTCCTGAATCACCTGTCATCGTGTTGACAGTCTCAAAGCCCGCCTGTGCCTTCGCCCGGGTTGAGCTTAAATCAGGTTCGCCGCTGACAGCTGCCATCTTGGGACAGAATCGGCACTACACGAATGCCTGCCGCACGCGCGTTGATCGTCCTCCCCGCACTTCTGCTGTCTGAAACGCGATCGTCACAGGGACAATGTCTCTCTTGTGTTTCAGGGAATCTGCCTGCGCTGTTCCGCGTCTGATACAACAGACCCGCGACTGCGCGTTGCTGGAATTCTAATCTCAGCCGATTCCCCTCACAGACAGTTTGTGCAGGATTTCTTTTAATCATGGCTACCACTGATACGTCCGTGAATGAATCACGGCCCCGTCGCATCGTCCGTCGTGCCGTCGGACCAAAGTTGCGCAAAGTTTTATATCTGTTATTTTTCCTGGTTGCCCTGTTAGGGGCGAACTCGATCTACCTGGTCA is a window from the Gimesia benthica genome containing:
- a CDS encoding lysophospholipid acyltransferase family protein, whose protein sequence is MINWRMMRYRLEYLVFQTLVCVVRSLPLRESVKLAKGLAFVIHRCLPRKMTRYHVAAENLRTAFGEELSDREIDETIYQMWTHLFRMIVEIIQLPRKLHRGNIFDVLDFDYPPELITALCSGRPVILLSGHYGNWEIAVSVFGLFGFPMGVVARELDNPYLNKWFAQFRQHTGHRAMAKSGGYDDMVATIERRGHLALLGDQDAGKRGLFVNFFGKPASTFKSIALLALEYRAYICVGYARRLPDDFEQNQWIKFEMGCEELIDATKCVSKDPVGELTQQFTSSLEKAIRKSPEQYFWVHRRWKSQPRVREKKKRQAEPIAEKRAA
- a CDS encoding glycerate kinase type-2 family protein, with amino-acid sequence MSEMTSLAKRALQIWKSGVRAVDSQSLVRQAIQVSGQELSICGHSFPLAGHENLVVVGAGKAGSGMAAGVEAALAGSPLLERCRGWVNVPADCVRTLGKINLYPARPASLNEPTPEGVYGSRQILKMISQLQPDDLCLVLISGGGSALLPAPLPPVTLEDKQAVTRLLMSSGATIQELNCVRKQISQVKGGRLAQAATSGTVIALIISDVVGDPLDIIASGPTVQDQSTPADAVAVLQRLIPDRDRIPESVWTILDGKQTGQGSVTMEPQKTVINEIIGSNATALSAAENAARSLGYEVYSLGSTNEGVASEVGVDLAELCLKIHSGQGPVSRPACILSGGEPVVDLSSTPRPGKGGRNQEVVLAALQRLWEEDLTDVCLLSGGTDGEDGPTDAAGGIIDAQIQKKAHELGINVGDYLQTHNAYPCLSQIEGLIKTGATQTNVMDLRVALID
- a CDS encoding Rieske (2Fe-2S) protein: MGNKVRIADVDQVPEGTAAEFVAEDRIIALFHVDDQYYAMDGVCPHAGGPLGEGALTGTVVTCPWHGWQFDVTTGQHCLNERLCHPTYPVTVEADGIYVELPDANP
- a CDS encoding HAD family hydrolase; this translates as MKYQAVIFDCDGVLVDSETLGNRVLAEMITDIGFPLSPEDAVQQFKGGKLADCLAVVEAQMGQKLPADFATQVRAQMAVVFQSELQPILGVREALEAIPVQKCVASNGPEEKMALTLKITDLARFFEGRIYSAYTVGVWKPEPDLYLYAASQMGVRPEDCVVIEDSHLGVQAAVAAGIPVLGYADHSSPAELEALGAQTFRSMQELPELLGFSAPLSGN
- a CDS encoding DUF4878 domain-containing protein — translated: MVSRPLSQKFLISALVVSGLYLIILGAQRFYEHYQVRQIALEFVSALETGNQARIRALLTPEKADLAAQLKQESQDSTAPLDCRVLDVKIEGGAAQVRIQIQKEGYAIKPDIHLLKSQTGVWKVASISQAKVDPLWYDQEDRKYREELIKEGLPPQEVQGRVLAKELARSLDTSVEDPAQDAVTP